From Chelatococcus sp. YT9, a single genomic window includes:
- a CDS encoding DNA topoisomerase IB — MADKITIRRLARRYDMRIVSPSELTILRKRRGLGFSYQTQEGVLLKDAEIVARLRSLAVPPAYQNVRFAADPRAHLQAIGEDAAARLQYRYHPDWTRVREAMKANRLSSLAQALPTILRAVRRELRRAETDRSFALAAVVQLVALTAIRAGSDEYAEEHGTRGATTLLRSHVRIAGDEVALAFTGKGGKPIRKKVRDANLARALERLKTIPGARLFKYRDDAGTIHIIRANEVNTFLKAISGHLISLKDFRTLTASLGVIERLGQLEPEKSVRGRRRQIREAIAPLADELANTLTVCRTSYVHDSVIAAFESGKLGKASSAAQSQTARMQVLARLLRSNACR, encoded by the coding sequence ATGGCCGACAAGATCACGATCAGGCGCCTTGCGCGCCGCTATGACATGCGAATTGTGTCTCCCTCCGAGCTCACTATCCTTCGCAAACGCCGCGGCCTGGGCTTCAGCTATCAGACCCAGGAGGGGGTGTTGTTGAAGGATGCGGAGATCGTCGCCCGGCTCAGGAGCCTCGCAGTTCCACCGGCCTACCAGAATGTGCGCTTCGCTGCCGATCCCCGCGCGCATCTGCAGGCGATCGGGGAGGATGCAGCCGCGCGCCTGCAATATCGCTATCATCCCGACTGGACACGCGTGCGCGAGGCCATGAAGGCAAACCGGCTGTCCAGCCTTGCCCAGGCACTCCCCACCATCCTGCGGGCCGTGCGCCGTGAACTGCGCCGGGCGGAGACCGACCGGTCGTTTGCCCTCGCTGCCGTTGTGCAGCTCGTCGCGCTGACCGCCATTCGCGCCGGTAGCGATGAATATGCAGAAGAACATGGCACACGCGGCGCGACGACATTGCTCCGCTCGCACGTGCGCATTGCGGGCGATGAGGTGGCACTCGCCTTCACGGGAAAGGGGGGCAAGCCTATCCGCAAGAAGGTCCGGGACGCCAACCTTGCTCGCGCGCTGGAGCGGCTTAAGACGATCCCGGGGGCGCGTCTGTTCAAATACCGTGATGATGCGGGCACCATCCACATCATACGGGCGAACGAGGTCAACACGTTTCTGAAGGCAATCAGCGGCCATCTCATCTCGCTGAAGGATTTCCGCACCCTCACGGCGTCGCTCGGCGTGATCGAGCGGCTCGGACAATTGGAGCCGGAAAAAAGCGTCCGCGGCCGGCGACGACAGATCCGGGAAGCCATTGCGCCCCTGGCCGATGAACTCGCCAATACGCTGACCGTCTGTCGAACAAGCTATGTCCATGACAGTGTGATCGCCGCTTTCGAAAGCGGAAAGCTGGGGAAAGCGAGCTCTGCAGCCCAATCCCAGACCGCGCGCATGCAGGTGCTCGCGCGTCTCCTTCGTAGCAACGCCTGTCGCTGA
- a CDS encoding DUF72 domain-containing protein, with translation MSRRHGVVRIGVSGWTYAGWRGHFYPEGTVQKRELAYAATRFPALEINGTFYGLQKPPIFARWAKETPDGFIFAVKGSRYITHSKRLRDVESALANFLASGVLRLGPKLGPLLWQLPPNLRFDPGLIRDFLALLPKDTDAASALARHHDSRVDGRADTETDARRPLRHALEIRHESFRDPALIDLLREAGVALVCADTVDWPRLMDLPADFAYCRLHGSDELYRSRYSDAALGTWAARVAAWAAGRTMKDGDFIGSVERHPTPRDVFVFFDNTDKRHAPEDALRLMQRLGVEWHAEDKKAA, from the coding sequence ATGAGTCGGCGACATGGTGTTGTACGCATCGGCGTTTCCGGCTGGACCTATGCGGGCTGGCGCGGACATTTCTACCCGGAAGGAACTGTCCAGAAGCGCGAGCTCGCCTACGCTGCAACACGGTTCCCGGCACTGGAGATCAACGGCACATTCTATGGCCTGCAGAAGCCGCCGATCTTTGCGCGATGGGCAAAGGAGACGCCGGACGGCTTCATCTTCGCGGTGAAGGGATCACGCTACATTACACATTCCAAACGATTGCGCGACGTCGAGAGCGCGCTCGCCAATTTTCTGGCTTCGGGGGTTCTGCGGCTGGGCCCGAAGCTCGGCCCGCTGCTCTGGCAGTTGCCGCCAAACCTGCGTTTCGATCCCGGGCTGATCCGCGACTTCCTCGCCCTCTTACCGAAAGACACCGACGCCGCTTCGGCACTGGCACGGCATCATGACAGTCGCGTCGACGGTCGAGCGGACACCGAGACCGATGCGCGCCGGCCGCTGCGCCACGCCCTTGAGATCCGCCACGAGAGTTTTCGCGATCCGGCCCTCATCGATCTTCTGCGGGAGGCCGGAGTGGCACTGGTTTGCGCCGATACCGTGGACTGGCCGCGTCTTATGGATCTTCCCGCGGATTTTGCCTATTGCCGCCTGCACGGGTCCGATGAGCTCTATCGCTCACGCTACAGCGATGCTGCGCTTGGGACCTGGGCCGCCAGGGTGGCCGCTTGGGCCGCAGGACGCACGATGAAAGATGGGGATTTCATCGGCTCCGTGGAACGTCATCCGACGCCGCGTGACGTGTTCGTGTTCTTCGACAACACCGACAAGCGGCACGCTCCGGAGGATGCATTGCGGCTCATGCAGCGGCTCGGCGTGGAATGGCATGCCGAAGACAAGAAGGCTGCTTGA
- a CDS encoding MarR family transcriptional regulator, translating to MPMPASEKLPGRPSPDRFLVLLKTRGPLTAAELGHALGTTGENARQQLSKLATEGVVETEVVVRGVGRPAQYWRLTAKGHARFPDAHGELAASLLKNIRDLLGTDALDRLISAREDEMRAAYRAELRPIAGLEARIAALAAIRSREGYMAEYREADDGDGWLLIENHCPICTAAAVCQGFCRAELAIFREMLGPGCSIERVDHIILGARRCAYRIRLEAA from the coding sequence ATGCCCATGCCGGCCTCGGAAAAATTGCCGGGACGTCCCAGCCCGGATCGCTTCCTGGTGCTGTTGAAGACCCGAGGCCCTCTGACTGCGGCGGAGCTGGGGCACGCTCTTGGCACGACCGGCGAGAACGCGCGTCAACAGCTGTCGAAGCTTGCGACGGAAGGCGTAGTCGAAACTGAGGTTGTCGTTCGCGGGGTCGGCCGCCCCGCCCAATATTGGCGGCTCACTGCGAAGGGGCACGCACGGTTTCCGGATGCCCATGGCGAACTGGCCGCCAGCCTACTGAAGAATATTCGTGATCTGCTTGGAACTGACGCGCTCGATCGCCTGATCAGCGCACGCGAAGATGAGATGCGTGCTGCTTATCGCGCAGAACTGCGCCCGATCGCCGGCCTGGAGGCCAGGATCGCTGCGCTTGCGGCGATCCGCTCTCGCGAGGGCTATATGGCGGAATACCGAGAAGCGGACGATGGCGACGGCTGGCTCTTGATTGAAAATCATTGCCCCATTTGCACGGCGGCGGCCGTGTGCCAGGGCTTCTGCCGTGCCGAACTGGCTATATTTCGAGAAATGCTGGGGCCAGGTTGTTCGATTGAACGGGTGGACCACATCATCCTCGGCGCACGCCGCTGCGCCTATCGCATCCGCCTCGAGGCCGCCTAG
- a CDS encoding PACE efflux transporter, protein MSLRTFPDRMRHAILFEVIGLAVFTPTAALLFNQPVAHMGVIGVVSATIATTWNFLFNLAFDHALVRLRGHSRKTVMIRVTHAILFEGGLVIMLIPMIAWYLGISLWAALMMDIAIVAFYLVYAFVFNIVYDRVFPVPDPKEFALSPAE, encoded by the coding sequence ATGTCTCTGCGTACATTCCCGGACCGGATGCGGCACGCCATCCTGTTCGAGGTCATCGGACTTGCCGTCTTCACCCCAACAGCCGCCTTGCTCTTCAACCAGCCGGTTGCCCATATGGGCGTTATCGGCGTGGTTTCGGCAACCATCGCCACAACCTGGAACTTCCTGTTCAATCTCGCATTCGACCACGCCCTCGTCCGTCTCCGCGGACATAGCAGAAAGACGGTCATGATCCGGGTTACGCACGCTATCCTGTTCGAAGGCGGGCTGGTCATCATGCTCATCCCGATGATCGCGTGGTATCTCGGCATCAGCCTTTGGGCCGCCCTGATGATGGATATCGCGATTGTCGCGTTCTATCTCGTCTACGCATTCGTCTTCAATATTGTCTACGATCGCGTCTTTCCGGTTCCCGACCCCAAGGAATTCGCCCTCTCCCCTGCGGAATGA
- a CDS encoding LysR family transcriptional regulator: MAVSMEQLEAFVAAADTGSFSAAGRALRKAQSAVSTQIANLEEDLGLALFSRVGRNPVLTPAGEQLLPEARLILDRREHLIGMAASFEAHVEKRLVVAIDELYPEPALGELFADFASHFPHVELELLFPMMEDVSRLVLDGKADIGVMWRQEVLPTELGFHTIGWVPLALVCGKKHPLAHAVVDWEDLKRHRQIMVTVRTEGTERHRLRVAAEVWWVESHWVILQILKQGIGWALVPVHILRNSPVTQDLATPALQFDEGMHPVALEAVWHKQRPAGPAARWLRDRIATTKIDAFTG, translated from the coding sequence ATGGCCGTTTCTATGGAGCAATTGGAGGCCTTTGTCGCCGCTGCGGACACGGGATCTTTCTCTGCGGCCGGACGGGCCCTGCGCAAGGCGCAATCGGCGGTCAGCACGCAGATCGCCAATCTGGAAGAGGATCTTGGACTGGCGCTGTTCAGCAGGGTCGGTCGCAACCCCGTTCTCACCCCGGCCGGGGAACAGCTCCTGCCGGAGGCGAGGCTTATCCTCGACCGTCGTGAGCACCTGATCGGCATGGCGGCCAGCTTCGAAGCGCATGTGGAAAAGCGCCTCGTCGTCGCGATCGACGAACTCTATCCCGAACCTGCGCTAGGCGAACTGTTCGCTGATTTCGCCAGCCATTTCCCGCATGTGGAGCTCGAACTGCTGTTCCCGATGATGGAGGACGTGAGCCGCCTGGTTTTGGACGGGAAAGCCGATATTGGCGTGATGTGGCGGCAGGAGGTGCTTCCCACGGAGCTCGGCTTTCACACGATCGGATGGGTGCCGCTTGCGCTTGTCTGCGGAAAGAAGCATCCGCTCGCCCATGCCGTCGTGGACTGGGAAGACCTCAAGCGGCATCGTCAGATCATGGTGACGGTTCGCACCGAGGGGACGGAGCGGCACAGGCTGCGCGTCGCCGCAGAGGTCTGGTGGGTCGAAAGCCACTGGGTGATCCTCCAGATTCTCAAACAAGGCATCGGCTGGGCGCTTGTCCCTGTTCATATCCTCAGGAACTCGCCGGTCACTCAGGATCTCGCGACGCCGGCCTTGCAGTTCGACGAAGGTATGCACCCTGTTGCGCTTGAGGCGGTTTGGCATAAACAGCGTCCCGCAGGGCCAGCAGCGAGATGGTTGCGCGACCGTATCGCCACGACGAAGATCGACGCATTTACAGGATAA
- the ybaK gene encoding Cys-tRNA(Pro) deacylase has translation MSKATRATKTLEKAGVAFTVHSYDYDPDAERVGLQAAEAIGEEPERVLKTLMALVDGKPVCVIVPSDREVSMKKLAAAFGGKSAEMMKPADAERITGYKVGGISPFGQMRRVPVAIEQQSLAHALVYMNGGQRGLQVRLAPADARTALDARVAAIVA, from the coding sequence ATGTCTAAAGCAACGCGCGCGACCAAGACGCTCGAGAAGGCGGGCGTCGCCTTCACGGTGCATAGCTATGACTATGACCCGGATGCCGAGCGCGTAGGACTCCAGGCAGCGGAAGCGATCGGCGAGGAGCCGGAACGCGTATTGAAGACGCTGATGGCGCTCGTGGACGGCAAGCCTGTTTGCGTGATCGTGCCATCGGATCGGGAAGTCTCCATGAAAAAGCTCGCCGCAGCTTTTGGCGGCAAGTCAGCGGAGATGATGAAGCCCGCGGATGCGGAGCGGATCACAGGCTACAAGGTTGGCGGCATCAGCCCATTCGGACAGATGCGGCGGGTTCCTGTTGCCATTGAGCAGCAGTCACTGGCGCATGCGCTTGTTTATATGAATGGGGGGCAGCGCGGCCTGCAGGTTCGCCTTGCGCCTGCAGATGCACGTACGGCACTGGATGCAAGGGTGGCGGCCATCGTGGCATAG
- a CDS encoding superoxide dismutase yields the protein MAFELPALPYSTTALAAAGMSQETLELHHGKHHQAYVTALNGFVEKNEELKGKSLEEIIRFTAGKADLAPVFNNAGQHWNHILFWQALSPRGGKIPGGLEKKLVADFGSVDAFKEAFKTAATTQFGSGWAWLVLGDDGKLKVTKSANADNPLASGQGRALLGLDVWEHSYYVDFRNRRPDYTANFLDKLANYEFAEAELNKA from the coding sequence ATGGCCTTCGAACTTCCAGCCCTCCCGTATTCTACAACTGCCCTCGCTGCCGCCGGCATGAGCCAAGAGACGCTTGAGCTCCACCACGGTAAGCACCATCAGGCCTATGTGACGGCGCTGAATGGCTTTGTGGAGAAGAACGAGGAGCTGAAAGGCAAGTCTCTGGAAGAGATCATCCGCTTCACCGCAGGCAAGGCGGATCTCGCACCCGTCTTCAACAACGCCGGCCAGCACTGGAACCATATCCTGTTCTGGCAGGCGCTTTCGCCGCGGGGTGGCAAGATCCCGGGCGGCCTTGAGAAAAAGCTTGTCGCCGACTTTGGGAGCGTCGATGCCTTCAAGGAGGCCTTCAAGACCGCTGCGACTACCCAGTTCGGTTCAGGGTGGGCATGGCTTGTCCTTGGCGATGACGGCAAGCTGAAGGTCACGAAAAGCGCGAACGCGGACAATCCTCTCGCGTCCGGTCAGGGGAGGGCACTCCTTGGCCTCGATGTATGGGAGCACAGCTACTACGTCGATTTCCGCAACCGCCGGCCGGACTACACAGCCAACTTCCTCGACAAGCTCGCCAACTACGAATTCGCGGAAGCTGAGCTGAACAAGGCTTAA
- a CDS encoding metalloregulator ArsR/SmtB family transcription factor, with product MIENEIFRALSDPTRRAIFEKLAAGAMNATSLRAGLQISQPAMSQHLAILRSAKLVREERQGRFVNYEVDPEGLTLIAQWLAKYRAYWPARIESLKVLLKDMDQ from the coding sequence ATGATCGAGAACGAGATCTTCCGGGCCCTGTCAGATCCCACGCGCCGTGCGATCTTCGAGAAGCTCGCGGCAGGTGCGATGAACGCGACCTCTCTTCGCGCGGGGCTGCAGATTAGTCAGCCCGCCATGTCCCAGCATCTTGCGATTCTACGGAGTGCGAAACTGGTGCGGGAAGAGCGGCAGGGGCGGTTTGTGAACTATGAGGTCGATCCTGAAGGTTTGACTCTCATCGCACAGTGGTTGGCAAAATATCGCGCGTATTGGCCTGCGCGTATTGAGTCCCTGAAGGTCTTGCTGAAGGATATGGACCAATGA
- a CDS encoding ATP-dependent Clp protease proteolytic subunit, with the protein MREAMQLVPMVIEQSSKGERSFDIFSRLLRERIIFLNGEVNDSVSALVCAQLLFLEAENPKKPINLYINSPGGVVTSGLAMYDTMRHVRAPVHTLCMGTARSMGSFLLMAGEPGHRAALPHASLLVHQPLGGFQGQASDILIHAEETRRIKHLMTRLYAEHCGRTYEEVERALDRDNFMTAEEAREWGLIDRVLHVRADEGVLSGSI; encoded by the coding sequence ATGCGCGAAGCGATGCAACTCGTGCCCATGGTCATAGAACAGTCGAGCAAGGGAGAGCGCTCTTTCGACATCTTCTCCCGGCTGCTGCGCGAACGGATCATTTTTCTAAACGGTGAGGTCAACGATTCCGTATCCGCGCTTGTTTGCGCACAGCTGTTGTTCTTGGAAGCAGAAAACCCGAAGAAGCCGATAAACCTTTATATCAATTCTCCAGGCGGTGTCGTAACCAGCGGCCTTGCCATGTACGACACCATGCGCCACGTTCGCGCCCCGGTGCACACCCTGTGCATGGGGACCGCCCGCTCGATGGGATCGTTCCTGTTGATGGCAGGCGAGCCCGGTCACCGCGCGGCGCTGCCCCATGCAAGTTTGCTCGTTCATCAGCCGTTGGGCGGCTTTCAGGGACAGGCTTCGGACATCCTCATTCATGCCGAGGAGACGCGACGGATCAAGCATCTGATGACGCGGCTCTATGCCGAGCATTGCGGCCGGACCTACGAAGAGGTTGAACGCGCGCTCGACCGCGATAACTTCATGACGGCGGAGGAGGCCCGGGAATGGGGGTTGATCGATCGGGTCCTTCATGTGCGCGCGGACGAGGGCGTATTATCGGGCTCGATATGA
- a CDS encoding NUDIX domain-containing protein has product MRKRPSARVLLLDQSGCVLLFKFVHRSGPLAGRSYWATPGGAVEEGETFEEAALRELEEETGLIRNEIGAEVGRRSLELQLTDGETVWAEERFFALQIARTAISDWGWSAIEREVMAEHHWWSAEEIRTTSEIIFPDNLLELIEAVPAPKGV; this is encoded by the coding sequence ATGCGTAAGCGGCCGTCCGCGCGCGTCCTTCTGCTGGATCAGTCAGGATGCGTCCTTCTTTTCAAATTTGTGCACAGGTCGGGGCCGCTCGCCGGGCGAAGCTATTGGGCGACACCTGGCGGAGCGGTGGAGGAGGGCGAGACCTTCGAGGAGGCTGCCCTGCGCGAGCTGGAAGAAGAGACCGGGCTCATCAGGAATGAGATCGGTGCCGAGGTTGGCCGTCGAAGCCTTGAACTTCAGCTTACCGACGGAGAGACCGTGTGGGCGGAGGAACGATTCTTCGCTCTCCAAATAGCGCGGACCGCAATCTCGGATTGGGGCTGGAGCGCTATAGAGCGAGAAGTGATGGCCGAACATCACTGGTGGTCTGCTGAAGAAATCCGGACGACGTCAGAGATCATCTTTCCCGATAATCTTCTGGAACTGATCGAGGCGGTGCCTGCACCAAAAGGCGTCTGA
- a CDS encoding PQQ-binding-like beta-propeller repeat protein, protein MKQTAEILHEYGPFPGIDQVHGVTFDGQRVWFASGDKLNAIDPASGTTTGAIDIPADAGTAFDGEHLFQIAADRIQKIDPRTGRVLSTIPAPGGGSDSGLTWAEGTLWVGQCRERKIHQIDPETGAVLRTIASNRFVTGVTWVDGELWHGTWEGDESELRRIDPRTGNVLEQVQMPPGVGVSGLESDGADRFFCGGGPSGKVRAVRRPRQDAKADGLDVSS, encoded by the coding sequence ATGAAACAGACAGCTGAAATCCTCCACGAATACGGGCCCTTTCCGGGCATTGACCAGGTGCATGGCGTCACGTTCGACGGTCAGCGCGTCTGGTTTGCATCGGGCGACAAGCTCAATGCCATCGATCCCGCAAGCGGGACGACAACAGGTGCGATCGACATCCCCGCGGATGCCGGCACGGCGTTCGACGGTGAGCATCTCTTTCAGATCGCCGCCGATCGCATTCAGAAGATCGACCCTCGGACCGGGCGCGTGCTTTCCACGATCCCGGCGCCAGGCGGCGGCAGCGACTCAGGCCTCACTTGGGCCGAGGGCACCCTCTGGGTGGGCCAATGTCGAGAGCGCAAGATTCACCAGATTGACCCCGAAACGGGCGCCGTTCTCCGGACCATCGCCTCCAACCGTTTCGTCACCGGGGTGACCTGGGTGGACGGTGAACTCTGGCATGGCACGTGGGAAGGTGATGAGAGCGAATTGCGACGCATCGACCCCAGAACCGGGAACGTTCTCGAGCAAGTGCAGATGCCTCCCGGCGTAGGGGTATCGGGGCTCGAGTCCGATGGCGCCGACCGCTTCTTCTGCGGCGGCGGCCCCAGCGGAAAGGTGAGAGCCGTCCGTCGCCCGAGGCAGGATGCCAAAGCGGACGGGCTGGATGTCTCCAGTTGA
- a CDS encoding helix-turn-helix domain-containing protein has product MDSLITAAARALAAGDPFSALNYVALREDAPALALRGIAMAQLGDLARARLLLRNATRAFGPKEDVARARCVVAEADVAFAARDLGWPTKALDAARKVLELHGDRINAAHAQHLKVRRLLLIGRLEEAEQALGGLDPAPLPPPLRTIHEMILAGIAMRRLRIGEARAALARGRVAAEHAGISALIAEVAAASLTLEAPAARLITDGQDQQLILDDVERLLASDALIIDACRHVVRYKQAIISLATRPVLFTLVRSLAEAWPREASRDGLVARAFRAKRADESHRARLRVEIGRLRNVLRDWADVDATKQGFALTPRRADQVIVLARPVEERHAAVLALLADGEAWSSSALALALHASQRTVQRALDELAAASKVEAFGQGRARRWLTPPMPGFTTTLLLPPSLPSG; this is encoded by the coding sequence ATGGATTCGCTGATCACGGCCGCTGCGCGCGCCCTCGCCGCCGGTGATCCCTTCTCCGCGCTGAACTATGTCGCGCTTCGCGAAGACGCTCCCGCGCTTGCGCTGCGGGGCATTGCAATGGCCCAGCTCGGCGATCTTGCCCGCGCGCGGCTCCTCCTGCGCAACGCCACGCGCGCGTTTGGGCCGAAGGAGGACGTGGCCCGCGCGCGTTGCGTCGTCGCCGAGGCGGATGTCGCTTTCGCCGCGCGCGATCTCGGCTGGCCGACCAAGGCCCTTGATGCGGCGCGGAAAGTTCTCGAACTGCATGGAGACCGGATCAATGCTGCGCATGCGCAGCATCTCAAAGTCCGGCGCCTTCTTCTCATCGGGCGCCTCGAGGAGGCGGAGCAGGCACTGGGTGGGCTTGATCCGGCACCGCTGCCCCCGCCTCTGCGCACCATTCACGAGATGATACTCGCCGGGATCGCTATGCGACGATTGAGGATCGGTGAGGCGCGCGCCGCTCTGGCGCGTGGGAGAGTGGCCGCGGAGCATGCCGGTATTTCCGCGCTGATCGCGGAGGTCGCCGCCGCATCCCTCACGCTGGAGGCGCCAGCCGCCCGCCTGATCACGGATGGGCAGGATCAACAGCTCATTCTGGATGACGTCGAGCGGCTGCTGGCATCGGACGCTCTCATCATCGATGCATGCCGCCATGTCGTACGGTACAAGCAAGCCATCATCTCGCTCGCCACACGCCCGGTTCTGTTCACCCTCGTGCGTTCCCTGGCCGAAGCCTGGCCGCGTGAAGCTTCGCGGGACGGCCTCGTTGCGCGAGCGTTCCGAGCGAAGCGCGCGGACGAATCCCATCGGGCAAGGCTTCGGGTCGAAATCGGACGGCTGCGCAACGTCCTCCGGGATTGGGCAGATGTCGATGCGACGAAGCAGGGTTTCGCGCTGACCCCGCGCCGCGCGGACCAGGTGATCGTTCTGGCACGGCCCGTCGAAGAACGGCATGCGGCTGTTCTGGCGCTCCTCGCCGATGGCGAGGCCTGGTCGAGTTCGGCGCTGGCGCTTGCCCTTCACGCGAGCCAGCGCACCGTGCAGCGCGCGCTCGACGAACTCGCGGCAGCCTCCAAGGTCGAGGCATTCGGACAAGGACGGGCCCGTCGTTGGCTCACCCCGCCCATGCCGGGATTCACGACAACCTTGTTACTCCCGCCCTCGCTGCCAAGCGGCTAG
- a CDS encoding DUF899 domain-containing protein, with translation MTKHLTGTREEWQAARLDLLAAEKEVTRLSDALAQQRQRLPWVRVDKEYRFETREGEASLADLFRGRSQLLVYHFMFGADYTAGCPSCSAIADGFNGFVPHLANHDVMLWAVSRAPLAKLQAYQQRMGWTFPWASSLASDFNADFGVWFSEEEQRGGGISYNYRPEKAFAWRPGQEGGGADAEAHLAATCGTDTATYQRERPGMSAFVREDGVVYHSYSTYARGVDGLWGMYQWLDRAPKGRNETGIWFRRHDEYGEPASSLGASCCA, from the coding sequence ATGACGAAACATTTGACCGGAACACGAGAGGAATGGCAGGCGGCGCGGCTTGATCTGCTGGCGGCGGAAAAGGAGGTCACGCGGCTCAGCGATGCCCTCGCGCAGCAGCGTCAGCGTTTGCCGTGGGTGCGCGTCGACAAGGAGTATCGTTTCGAGACGCGCGAAGGCGAAGCATCTCTCGCGGACCTCTTCCGGGGACGCTCGCAGCTGCTCGTCTATCACTTCATGTTTGGAGCGGATTATACGGCGGGATGTCCGTCCTGCTCGGCGATCGCGGACGGCTTCAATGGTTTCGTGCCGCATCTCGCCAATCATGACGTCATGCTGTGGGCCGTGTCCCGGGCGCCCCTCGCGAAGTTGCAGGCTTACCAGCAACGCATGGGCTGGACGTTCCCCTGGGCATCCTCGTTGGCGAGTGATTTCAATGCCGATTTTGGCGTTTGGTTCTCGGAAGAGGAGCAACGCGGGGGTGGTATTTCATATAACTACCGGCCCGAGAAGGCATTCGCATGGCGTCCGGGACAGGAGGGCGGCGGCGCGGATGCTGAGGCGCATTTGGCGGCCACCTGCGGGACCGACACGGCCACCTACCAGCGCGAAAGGCCTGGCATGAGTGCCTTTGTGCGGGAGGACGGCGTCGTCTATCACAGCTACTCCACCTACGCGCGCGGGGTGGATGGCCTGTGGGGGATGTATCAATGGCTCGATCGCGCTCCCAAGGGGCGAAACGAAACGGGCATCTGGTTCCGCCGCCATGATGAGTACGGAGAGCCCGCAAGCAGCTTGGGTGCATCGTGCTGTGCCTGA
- a CDS encoding DUF2182 domain-containing protein — MLCLSPAERAFGLTADRARDDAMACGHGRQRVVSSVAALVFVASTAATILGCASMETMDGMPMPGDWSMSLAWLPMCGQTWSDAALSFLGMWTVMMVAMMLPSLMPILWRYHRGSSLSRAGQPGLLTLLVGAAYFLVWALLGMLVFVIGSQLATLAMRRPDLAQTTPMLMGAWLLLAGVFQCTPSKARLLACCRSAPEGGGQWANGFAASAYGLRLGLICCLSCSALVAVLLVLGVMDLRAMLLVTAAITAERLAPRSLRVPEAIGTVTAGAGGLLIAQAAGLT; from the coding sequence GTGCTGTGCCTGAGCCCGGCGGAGCGCGCCTTCGGCCTCACTGCGGACCGGGCACGCGACGACGCGATGGCGTGCGGGCACGGCCGTCAGCGCGTTGTTTCAAGCGTCGCAGCGCTGGTCTTCGTGGCCAGCACAGCTGCCACAATCCTTGGATGTGCCTCCATGGAGACGATGGACGGGATGCCGATGCCCGGCGACTGGTCAATGTCTCTGGCATGGCTGCCGATGTGCGGTCAGACCTGGTCCGACGCGGCCCTGAGCTTTCTCGGTATGTGGACCGTGATGATGGTCGCCATGATGCTCCCGTCCCTGATGCCGATCCTATGGCGCTACCACCGGGGGAGCAGCCTGTCCCGTGCGGGGCAGCCGGGTCTCCTGACCTTGCTCGTCGGCGCCGCCTATTTCCTTGTCTGGGCGCTGTTGGGGATGCTCGTCTTTGTGATCGGCTCCCAGCTGGCGACACTCGCGATGAGGCGACCGGACCTCGCCCAAACCACGCCGATGCTCATGGGAGCCTGGCTCCTGCTCGCCGGCGTGTTCCAGTGCACGCCGTCAAAGGCGCGCCTCCTGGCATGCTGCCGGAGTGCGCCGGAAGGAGGCGGGCAATGGGCGAACGGGTTCGCGGCCTCTGCTTATGGGCTCCGGCTCGGTCTCATCTGCTGCCTCAGCTGCTCCGCTCTTGTCGCTGTCCTTCTGGTCCTCGGCGTGATGGACCTTCGCGCTATGCTTCTCGTGACAGCGGCGATCACCGCTGAGCGTCTCGCCCCCAGAAGTCTCCGCGTTCCTGAGGCCATAGGAACCGTCACCGCCGGGGCAGGCGGCCTCTTGATCGCGCAAGCCGCTGGCCTCACCTGA